ATATCCTTTTAAAATCAACTCATTCCATAATTCTTCCGGGTTATTACAAAAAACAATTGTCGAACATGCCAATATAAAAAAACAAAACGCATCATATGTCAAATAACCGAGCTTAGGGATTAGAATAACTTTCACTTCATCCCACATACTTTCTAATAAGGGTAATAAATTGTCATCATTTGTTGATAACCATTTCTTACGAAGCTCCTGATATTCAGAAATTAGACTATTAACATATTCCACATCTTTTATTGACCTGTTTCCAGAAAAAGAGCCTAAGGGTCTCGCATAATATTTTCCGTTTATTTGTAATATTTCTATCCTTTTACCAATACTCGCACCTTGAACATGATCCGTCTTTCCCAGACACAAATCCTGCCCAACAAGCACTATCGGATTCCCGCCTAGTTTGTCAGCAATCATCAGCGAGGACAAAGCAACTGTATGAAAATCCGGAAAACGTTCAACACAAGGATACGCGACATCTTCAAAGTAAAATCCAAACTGTTTACTGCCTTGCAACATAATCCTTATCGGTCCTTGCCAACTTGTCAGCATACCGGGATAGGTAGTAGTTCCGGCTACGAGAAGTATGTCCTTAGTCAGATGTGAATTTTCTTCAAAATATTTAAACTTACCCGGTAACGGATCAATTGCAGTCACAATATCCGGCTTGATACCGTTCTCGATCAGCACCTTAAAGGCAGAATCCGCACAGATAAAAATCGCTTTATCCCGGATCTTTTTCAGGTCTTCCAGATAATCATTCAGCGATGGTCCGGAAGCGATACAAATACAGGGTACACCTTCGAACTTACCAAAAAGCTCGTTTACCGGAGGACAGGAGAACATAAACGGAATGTTCTTGAATTGGTTCTCCAGCATTGGTCTGCCACATTTAATATAGGTCCTAGCGTTAAAATCTTTTTCCTGGATGAATTCTGCTACTAATGAGTTCACCTTATCAAGATATTCTTTCGCATAATTGGTCATAAATAATGAGGGAACGATAATAACTCCGCCAAGATTGAGCCACTGGGCTGCATGGAGGTTCCTGAAAGTATCCAGATTAACATCACCTAGCACAAAACTTATTTTCTGATGGCTAATTAACTCTGTCAGATCTACATGATTCAAAATAGTTTTGAAAAGCGCCATGTCAGGCTCAATTATAATCAGCTCTCTTAACCAGGTAACTTTGTTAATCAAGTCGAATACGTGATACCCACACCCCAAGCCAATAACGATGGCAAAAGCTGCGTTCAGACACTGCTGTTCATGATCTGCATAATAGGTCTGGATATACTTAGACGATTCTTTCTGCGGGTCATACGTGCTGTGGTAATAATAGTCCTTGCCGTCTCTAGTAACCTTACTATTAGGTTGACCGTTCTTAGCGGCAACGTATTGGTATTCTGACGGCATGGCAAGGTCATCCAGACTTTTTGCAAGAGCTGGATATTTTGATGCTAGGGCTGATATATTTTGGGTATAAATCCTTTTCATTTTTTTAGCCTATCTCTCGTTGCTTTGCAATGATAAAAATAAAGTAAAGGACTACAGGAAATCGAGAAGAAGTTTCTTAAGAAATCTATACATAACGACATTCAGGTTATCGAGCAAAGAATTTTTTCCCGCAGTTTCAAAGCTCTATCCAGGAGAACTTCAGCTTCTTCGAAAGATATCTCATAACCTTCTTCATAACGAACAATCACAGCGTAAGGAGCCAATAACTCAGAGATTTCATAATAGTTCCGAAAAGTTCCGTCAATATTTATTGCCTCTTCCAAAAGATAAGTAATGTCATGAGTGAATCTGTACAATACGTTCATCTTTACAAGAAACGCTTTCAATAATTTTTCAATCATTTGTTGGATATGGAATACTATTATATCAGGAGAAGATCCTTGTGCTGACATAAGAATGGTTACGGTAGTGTAGTCTTGTTCTGCCTTATTCTTTAGAACTCTCACTCTGTTGTCGTTCATATATCTTTATTCCTCCAACCAAAGCATTGTATACTACTGAATACTGGTCATTCTTTTTTTCATTTATCTCTTTCGAAGTATATACTAATATGTCGAGAGGATAAGCTATCCCTCGCAATAAACTACGAACATAGCTCGAACGCAAAGGCAATTTCTGATCAGTTTCTTTTTCTATGAGGATATCTATGTCGCTCATTTCGGTCTCTTCCCCACGGGCAAACGAACCGAAAATATAAATAGCCCGAGGATCGTAACCGCTGACGACACGTTCTTTTATAAGATGATATAGATTTTCTTTAATTTTTTTATTCATCGAACCAGTCCTTACCCATTATTATACCGGATACCGGATTATTTACAATTATTTTGACTTATTAATTATAATGGGTGAGTTATTGGGGTAACCAGAAAACTTTGAATGAGTAGCTTTCTACAAGAATAACATTCTATCAGGAATAGCCCAGATATTCGAGGCAAATTTGATGATTTCATCGCCAGGGTATACGAGTATCCCTCTGTCAGCGTGGTCAGGATGTTCGGCGATAAATTTCTTGAGTGGAGTTACGTCGGAAGCAAAAGGTTTTTTTGTGTTTTTCACCTCGATAGGTAGTAGTTTATTTCCGCTGTGCTTGATAATAAAGTCGATCTCAAATCCAGCAGATGTTCGATAAAAAAATAGTTCAGGAGGAATAGTCTTGGTCGATGACCATTTTAGGAGTTCCGT
The sequence above is drawn from the Candidatus Margulisiibacteriota bacterium genome and encodes:
- a CDS encoding DNA-binding protein — protein: MNDNRVRVLKNKAEQDYTTVTILMSAQGSSPDIIVFHIQQMIEKLLKAFLVKMNVLYRFTHDITYLLEEAINIDGTFRNYYEISELLAPYAVIVRYEEGYEISFEEAEVLLDRALKLREKILCSIT
- a CDS encoding nucleotidyltransferase domain-containing protein, with translation MNKKIKENLYHLIKERVVSGYDPRAIYIFGSFARGEETEMSDIDILIEKETDQKLPLRSSYVRSLLRGIAYPLDILVYTSKEINEKKNDQYSVVYNALVGGIKIYERQQSESSKE